The sequence below is a genomic window from Candidatus Hydrogenedentota bacterium.
AGGTAAACCGGATGCGCTCCTGGAACACGATGGGGTCGTGGATGTGCCAGCGGTACGCAGCGGTTCTTTGCCCCAGCGCGCCCCAATCCTCGGCCCAGGGCGTGCCGAAACAGGGCGCGCTGTTGCGCTTGAGCCCCCACGCGGCCAGGAAATAGTCCTCCGTGCCCGTGCCCCAGATGGACGCCTTCTCTTCGCCGTCGATATAGACCTTCTCGTCGCCCTCGCCGAACCATTCGGGGCTACGGCTGCGCACGAACAGCGTCACGCCAACCAGATGACCTTTGCCCTCGGTGTCGAGGACGAGGTAATCGCGCCCGGGAACGGCGGGGTAGGCCTGGTTGTAGCGCGCACAGAAGCAGGGCGTGTCTTCGGCGACGGGCCGCTGAACCCAGTCGATATTATAGTAGAGCAGACGGATTTCCTTCTCGCTCTGGTTGACGAGCTCGACGCGCGCGGCTTTCCGGAACGGCATGCGCCAGAAACAATTGTAGGAATCGCCGTCATCGACTACCACCGGCTCGCTGTTCACCTCCATGCGCAGGCCGAATCCGCACGCGAAGAACTCTCCGACCGGCGCCTCGACGTCCGGCGCGGCGCGGTTGTCCCAGAAGATGCGCAGCAGCATTTCCTGGTGATTGGCGGCGCCGTCCGGCGCCCACGGCTGCGGTTCCGGGCCCAGGAACGTCATCCAGATATGCGTGATCTCGCCGGGGCCCTCGAGGTCCGCGAGCAGCTTCGTGGCGCCGGGCGCCACATTCGAATTGTCCCAATTGCTGTCCGGATCGTAGTCGCCGTTTTCCAGCCGGTGCGACGAACTCACGCGCATGCTGCGGCCTTCCAGCGGCGCGGCGAGCTCCGCAAGAGACTGCGCGGGCGACGAGACGGCGGCAAAGAGAATCAAGAACACCGCCATTGCGCGCGCTCGCGAGGGAGACGCCGAGACACGCGGTGGAACAGCGCCATTCAGCGGCATGGCCGGCAACCTCCCTGCTGGGCGCGCGACGAGATGAACCCTTCGTGGCATGGATGTCTTGCTTG
It includes:
- a CDS encoding DUF2961 domain-containing protein, producing the protein MAVFLILFAAVSSPAQSLAELAAPLEGRSMRVSSSHRLENGDYDPDSNWDNSNVAPGATKLLADLEGPGEITHIWMTFLGPEPQPWAPDGAANHQEMLLRIFWDNRAAPDVEAPVGEFFACGFGLRMEVNSEPVVVDDGDSYNCFWRMPFRKAARVELVNQSEKEIRLLYYNIDWVQRPVAEDTPCFCARYNQAYPAVPGRDYLVLDTEGKGHLVGVTLFVRSRSPEWFGEGDEKVYIDGEEKASIWGTGTEDYFLAAWGLKRNSAPCFGTPWAEDWGALGQRTAAYRWHIHDPIVFQERIRFTFEHYGWLPVDENPEGAHDSWNEREDDFASVAYWYQTGPSKPFSTIPPASERRLPSLDTVVAARDFLDAEYHGAGETMVQEGPLWPGGGQVLFKPSSAAEAWYEIPFEIAEKKPLRLILRLTRSYDYGSYRVLVDGAAIGGARDLYAEDTEVKEVPVLDFWPEPGRHVVRLEYAGRADASKGDLLGIESVLLRERRPRVKEYGLDKDRDWKTDPVLY